The Exiguobacterium mexicanum genome includes a window with the following:
- the dapB gene encoding 4-hydroxy-tetrahydrodipicolinate reductase, translated as MNLLIHGYGAMGQIVEEVARTQNLNVAAIVSPAGGEHPVSLQDVEADVDVVIDFSNPALLDDVLAFGKAKQIPLVIATTGFSEAELAKIEAASQEIPIFQSYNTSYGIALLKQLLDQLVPLTLGYDIEVIEAHHRKKVDAPSGTAELLARAIEAKRDVTPVYDRTPRREARAADELGMHSVRGGTIFGEHTVLFAGDDEMLELKHTALSKRVFANGALAAAATILDRPAGLYNLTNLYEEATHVTHKRL; from the coding sequence GTGAACTTACTCATTCATGGCTACGGAGCGATGGGACAGATCGTCGAAGAAGTCGCCCGGACACAAAACTTGAACGTTGCGGCCATCGTCTCACCGGCCGGAGGGGAGCATCCCGTCTCGTTGCAAGACGTCGAGGCCGACGTCGATGTCGTCATCGACTTCTCGAACCCGGCACTGTTAGATGATGTGCTCGCTTTCGGGAAAGCCAAGCAAATCCCGCTCGTCATCGCGACGACGGGTTTCTCGGAAGCGGAACTTGCCAAAATTGAAGCGGCGTCTCAGGAGATCCCGATTTTCCAGTCGTATAATACGTCTTATGGGATCGCGCTCCTGAAACAGTTGCTCGACCAACTCGTCCCGCTCACGCTCGGTTATGACATCGAAGTGATTGAGGCGCACCACCGTAAAAAAGTCGACGCACCGAGCGGCACGGCGGAACTGCTCGCCCGTGCCATCGAAGCCAAACGCGATGTGACACCGGTATATGACCGGACACCGCGCCGCGAAGCGCGTGCAGCCGATGAACTCGGCATGCACTCGGTACGCGGGGGGACGATTTTCGGTGAACATACCGTCCTCTTTGCCGGAGACGACGAAATGCTCGAATTGAAACATACGGCCCTGTCCAAACGCGTCTTCGCGAACGGGGCACTCGCCGCGGCGGCAACGATTCTCGACCGCCCGGCCGGATTATACAATTTAACGAACCTATACGAGGAGGCCACTCATGTTACTCACAAACGCTTATGA
- a CDS encoding GntR family transcriptional regulator, with protein MLQIDKQSPLPIYYQIEAYLKQQIDAGELQPGESIPSEREFSERYNVSRMTVRQAITNLVNAGYLSRQKGRGTFVANKKITMALSGLTSFSEEIKHRGMRPFSRLLSFQTIPAPAKIAQKLSVSLDTPVYEMRRLRLADENVLALETAYIPVALLPELTETVAVGSIYEFAEQSGLRLKNATQTLEARSAGPEEAKLLTISPNAPVLLIDQRTYLENGDMFEYSRSLFRGDAYSFTVSMDRT; from the coding sequence ATGTTACAGATTGATAAACAATCACCGCTACCTATTTATTATCAAATCGAAGCCTATTTAAAGCAACAAATAGATGCCGGCGAGCTTCAACCCGGAGAATCGATTCCATCCGAACGGGAGTTTTCCGAGCGCTATAACGTCAGTCGGATGACGGTCCGACAAGCGATCACGAACTTGGTCAACGCCGGTTACTTAAGCCGGCAAAAAGGCCGAGGCACGTTCGTCGCCAACAAGAAAATCACGATGGCCTTGTCTGGATTGACGAGTTTCTCAGAAGAAATCAAACATCGAGGCATGCGACCGTTCAGCCGCCTGTTATCGTTCCAGACGATTCCAGCCCCAGCGAAAATCGCTCAAAAGTTGAGCGTGTCTCTTGATACCCCCGTCTATGAGATGCGACGGTTGCGTCTCGCCGATGAGAACGTGCTCGCCCTCGAGACCGCGTATATCCCGGTCGCCTTGTTGCCAGAACTGACCGAGACGGTTGCCGTCGGTTCAATCTATGAGTTTGCCGAGCAGTCCGGCCTTCGATTAAAGAACGCGACCCAAACGCTCGAGGCACGAAGCGCGGGGCCGGAAGAAGCGAAGCTGTTGACGATTTCTCCGAACGCCCCTGTCCTTTTGATCGACCAACGAACGTATCTCGAAAACGGAGACATGTTCGAATATAGCCGTTCCTTGTTCCGTGGTGACGCCTACTCGTTCACCGTCTCCATGGATCGGACGTAA
- the dapA gene encoding 4-hydroxy-tetrahydrodipicolinate synthase — protein MFTGVATALATPFQADGQLHLTAWEALIEDQIKEGVSGLVIGGTTGEGMTITDDEFETLLVKAIEVAAGRAVIIAGTGSNNTALSIQKTKRAAELGAEMAMVVTPYYNKSTQAGLIAHFTAIADASPIPLMLYNVPSRTGVALDPATVGELADHPRIAALKEASGDISVMAQMMAHVPEGFPVYCGNDDQILPYMAWGAQGVVSVLSNVYPGATVALAEALLAGDLETARTWQLRLLPVIDELFAEVNPIPVKAALNARGFEFGAPRLPLVPMSATAEARLLSAMEQFNEVRQ, from the coding sequence ATGTTCACAGGAGTCGCAACCGCACTCGCCACACCGTTTCAAGCAGACGGTCAGTTACATCTCACAGCGTGGGAAGCGTTGATTGAAGACCAAATTAAAGAAGGTGTCAGCGGCCTCGTCATCGGCGGAACGACTGGTGAAGGCATGACCATCACGGACGACGAGTTCGAGACGCTTCTCGTCAAAGCGATTGAAGTCGCTGCCGGCCGTGCCGTCATCATTGCCGGTACCGGGTCGAACAACACGGCGCTCAGCATTCAAAAGACGAAACGGGCCGCCGAGCTCGGAGCCGAGATGGCGATGGTCGTCACGCCTTATTACAACAAGTCGACGCAAGCGGGTCTGATTGCCCACTTCACAGCGATCGCCGACGCGTCACCGATTCCGCTCATGCTCTACAACGTACCATCGCGGACGGGCGTCGCCCTTGATCCGGCAACGGTTGGGGAACTCGCCGATCACCCACGCATCGCTGCGCTCAAGGAAGCGAGCGGGGATATCTCGGTGATGGCTCAAATGATGGCGCACGTGCCGGAAGGCTTCCCAGTCTATTGCGGGAACGATGATCAAATCCTTCCTTATATGGCTTGGGGCGCGCAAGGTGTCGTCTCGGTCCTCTCGAACGTCTATCCGGGCGCGACGGTCGCTTTAGCCGAAGCGCTCCTCGCCGGAGATTTAGAGACGGCCCGCACATGGCAGCTCCGACTGCTCCCGGTCATCGACGAATTGTTCGCGGAAGTGAACCCGATTCCAGTCAAAGCGGCATTAAATGCACGCGGCTTCGAGTTCGGTGCACCACGTCTCCCGCTCGTCCCGATGAGCGCGACGGCCGAGGCCCGCTTGTTGTCGGCAATGGAGCAGTTCAATGAGGTGAGACAGTGA
- a CDS encoding aspartate-semialdehyde dehydrogenase, which yields MYNVAVVGATGAVGQKMIEVLTEYEFPINELLLYASARSAGKTVNVNGKDVVIRELSDAIYADPIDIALFSAGGSLSEQYAPRLSEQGVIVIDNSSAFRMQADIPLIVPEVNRVELSPDKTLIANPNCSTIQSVVALAPLAEVYGLTRVAYTSYQAVSGSGQKGIEDLERGARGEEPKNYPYPIYDNVLPHIDVFLENGYTKEEQKMIEETRKILNAPNLGVTATCVRVPVRNSHAVSITVTLDREATLAEVKAVLADAPGVVLMDNPGELVYPTPLDANGTDDVYVGRVRVDESQPNTFHLWCVADNVRKGAAANAVQIAQCMIGQTATK from the coding sequence ATGTATAACGTAGCCGTCGTCGGCGCGACCGGAGCCGTCGGTCAAAAAATGATTGAAGTCTTGACCGAATACGAGTTTCCAATCAACGAATTATTGCTTTACGCTTCAGCCCGTTCAGCCGGAAAGACCGTGAACGTGAACGGAAAAGATGTCGTCATCCGGGAACTGTCGGACGCGATTTACGCCGACCCGATCGATATCGCGCTTTTCTCAGCCGGGGGGAGCCTCAGTGAACAATATGCGCCTCGTCTGAGTGAACAAGGGGTCATCGTCATCGATAACTCGAGCGCGTTCCGGATGCAAGCGGACATCCCGCTCATCGTCCCGGAAGTGAACCGAGTCGAACTGAGCCCGGACAAGACACTCATCGCCAATCCGAACTGCTCGACGATTCAATCGGTCGTCGCACTCGCACCGCTTGCGGAAGTATACGGGTTGACGCGCGTCGCTTACACATCGTATCAAGCCGTCTCCGGGTCGGGTCAAAAAGGGATTGAAGACTTGGAACGCGGAGCGCGCGGCGAGGAACCGAAAAACTATCCGTATCCGATTTACGATAACGTCTTGCCGCATATCGATGTGTTCTTAGAGAACGGTTATACGAAAGAAGAACAGAAGATGATCGAGGAAACACGTAAAATTTTGAACGCGCCGAACCTCGGGGTGACGGCGACATGCGTCCGTGTCCCGGTCCGTAACAGCCACGCCGTCTCCATCACGGTCACGCTCGACCGCGAGGCGACGCTAGCCGAAGTGAAAGCCGTGCTCGCGGACGCGCCAGGTGTCGTCCTCATGGACAACCCGGGCGAACTCGTCTATCCGACACCGCTCGATGCGAACGGGACAGACGACGTGTACGTCGGTCGTGTCCGTGTCGACGAGTCACAGCCGAACACGTTCCATCTCTGGTGTGTCGCTGATAACGTTCGAAAAGGCGCGGCAGCGAACGCCGTCCAAATCGCCCAATGCATGATTGGGCAGACTGCTACGAAATAA
- the dapD gene encoding 2,3,4,5-tetrahydropyridine-2,6-dicarboxylate N-acetyltransferase, whose translation MLLTNAYEIAQYIKDAKKETPVKLYVNGQLAGLDIEGAKAFGTDESKLFLTTAERAAAFVEANAAVITDTHLEYDRRNSAVPMLDTTKLNARIEPGSFIRDHVQIGNNVVVMMGAVINIGAVIGDGSMVDMNAVIGARGTLGKNVHLGAGAVVAGVLEPPSKDPVIIEDGVMVGANAVILEGVRVGENAVVAAGSVVTQDVPAGSVVAGTPARVIKQKDEKTAEKTQLVDDLRSL comes from the coding sequence ATGTTACTCACAAACGCTTATGAAATCGCGCAATACATTAAAGATGCCAAGAAAGAAACGCCTGTCAAACTATACGTCAACGGTCAGTTGGCCGGTCTAGACATCGAAGGGGCGAAAGCATTCGGGACCGACGAATCGAAATTATTCCTCACGACGGCCGAACGCGCAGCCGCTTTCGTTGAAGCGAACGCAGCGGTCATCACAGATACGCATCTCGAATACGACCGCCGGAACAGCGCCGTGCCGATGCTCGACACGACGAAATTGAACGCGCGCATCGAACCAGGTTCGTTCATCCGGGACCACGTTCAAATCGGCAATAACGTCGTCGTCATGATGGGTGCCGTCATCAATATCGGTGCCGTCATCGGTGACGGATCGATGGTCGACATGAACGCGGTCATCGGTGCCCGTGGAACGCTCGGGAAGAACGTCCATCTTGGAGCCGGCGCGGTTGTCGCCGGTGTCCTTGAGCCACCTTCAAAAGACCCGGTCATCATCGAAGACGGCGTCATGGTCGGTGCGAACGCCGTCATCTTGGAAGGCGTCCGTGTCGGTGAAAACGCAGTCGTCGCAGCAGGGAGTGTCGTCACGCAAGACGTCCCAGCAGGAAGCGTCGTCGCCGGAACACCAGCCCGTGTCATTAAGCAAAAAGATGAAAAAACCGCAGAAAAAACACAACTTGTTGATGACTTACGCTCCCTGTAA
- a CDS encoding GNAT family N-acetyltransferase: MLKIEHGNDSKLIELARSVRQTVFIGEQGIAPELEYDELDPDCIHFVGMVDAEPVTTARLRPIGDGVGKVERVATLATKRGNGYAKEIMLAIEFVARARELHELKLGAQLTALPFYERLGYEAYGDEFLDADIPHRMMHKAW; the protein is encoded by the coding sequence ATGTTGAAGATTGAACACGGGAACGACTCGAAACTGATTGAACTGGCCCGGTCTGTGCGGCAAACGGTGTTTATTGGCGAACAAGGGATCGCGCCGGAACTTGAGTATGATGAACTCGACCCGGACTGTATCCATTTTGTCGGAATGGTGGACGCTGAGCCTGTCACGACGGCACGTCTGCGCCCAATCGGTGACGGGGTCGGGAAAGTCGAACGGGTCGCCACACTTGCCACGAAACGCGGTAACGGGTATGCCAAGGAGATCATGCTCGCCATCGAATTTGTCGCGCGGGCGAGGGAGTTACACGAGCTCAAACTAGGGGCGCAACTGACGGCACTCCCGTTCTATGAACGACTCGGGTACGAGGCGTACGGCGATGAATTTTTAGATGCTGACATTCCACATCGGATGATGCACAAGGCGTGGTGA
- the alr gene encoding alanine racemase: protein MGVTIDLNAIRENKRRIEALGRPVFAVVKNNAYNLGMEPVVTTLYEEGVRHFMVTTLDEASEVRASAPEARVLVMNPVYDWATVHRDHLDVAIGSYDWLVSQRDQLDGVRLHLKLDVGMNRFGAKTFKEALAIVAFCQDEGLDLVGLCTHFPLADADNAEIEHSVHVERFADWSNRLIERHSFDIVHAANSAATLQADPRLGHCTHVRVGIFLYGYSSVEPVDWLIPAFHWDAEVVAVHDIEAGAHVGYGTGYTAETNERIAVLSVGYGDGLMRARRFLPAHIEGRAYPFISNIFMSHSFLRVDDTIQVGDRVELYGHLTKIDDVTRTGHANNSEQLCARSWRVPHRFEGGNVCTPPTNQFV from the coding sequence ATGGGAGTCACAATTGACTTGAATGCGATTCGCGAAAACAAACGTCGGATTGAAGCGCTTGGCCGACCGGTGTTCGCCGTCGTGAAAAACAACGCCTATAACTTAGGGATGGAGCCAGTTGTGACGACACTGTATGAAGAAGGGGTGCGTCACTTCATGGTGACGACGCTGGACGAGGCGAGCGAGGTCAGGGCATCAGCTCCGGAAGCGCGCGTTCTCGTCATGAACCCGGTCTACGACTGGGCAACCGTCCATCGTGACCATCTTGACGTCGCCATCGGTTCCTATGACTGGCTCGTCTCGCAACGGGATCAGTTGGACGGTGTCCGCCTTCATTTAAAGCTTGACGTCGGGATGAACCGATTCGGTGCCAAGACGTTCAAAGAAGCGCTGGCCATCGTCGCGTTTTGCCAAGACGAGGGGCTCGACCTCGTCGGGTTATGTACTCATTTCCCGCTCGCTGACGCCGACAACGCAGAAATCGAACACAGTGTGCACGTGGAACGGTTCGCCGACTGGTCGAATCGTCTCATCGAACGGCATTCGTTCGACATCGTGCATGCGGCCAATAGCGCCGCGACACTACAAGCGGATCCGCGCCTCGGGCATTGCACCCATGTGCGCGTGGGAATCTTCCTTTATGGCTACTCTTCGGTCGAACCGGTCGATTGGCTCATCCCGGCGTTTCACTGGGATGCGGAAGTCGTCGCCGTCCATGACATCGAGGCCGGTGCCCACGTCGGTTACGGTACGGGCTACACGGCCGAGACGAATGAACGCATCGCTGTGCTCTCGGTCGGTTATGGCGACGGACTTATGCGAGCCCGGCGCTTCTTACCGGCCCACATCGAAGGACGGGCCTATCCGTTCATCAGCAACATCTTCATGAGCCACAGTTTTTTACGCGTCGATGACACGATTCAAGTCGGAGACCGTGTGGAGCTGTACGGCCATCTCACGAAAATCGATGACGTGACCCGCACCGGGCACGCCAACAATTCAGAACAATTATGCGCACGCTCATGGCGTGTCCCGCATCGCTTTGAAGGAGGCAATGTATGTACACCACCAACCAATCAGTTTGTATGA
- a CDS encoding alanyl-tRNA editing protein produces the protein MNSWQFETTVTETRTDARGTWIALESTLFYAEGGGQPPDAGTLNGEPVLDVQRVDEIVWHLIERALEPGTLVTGIVNDVVRRDHSIQHTAQHVLTALLEDEYGIQTLSFGIGPAESSLEIDTDTFDWDQIESLERDVQRIVFENRPVSTYELSSEEVEQDRLRKATDRTGTVRIVAIDGLDYNACGGTHADSTGQLGIVHVTSMKKVRGNVRLTYVAGLRALAEVHSSRTALRTIHQTLSTTNETVAARVIEERNLRLERDKEVKALEARVAKAKVAAFLQEDNYVITHIGKTEAETLTTTIVERIAATGRIAVGANHSGQKLWLMHDGTHDIAIGKFLKRTLDDLGIGRGGGSHKQAQARFESVLELERATAEIVKRLQEGMVSC, from the coding sequence ATGAATTCATGGCAATTTGAAACGACGGTGACCGAGACTCGCACCGATGCGCGCGGGACATGGATCGCGCTTGAATCCACATTATTTTATGCAGAAGGCGGGGGACAACCACCGGATGCCGGCACACTCAACGGAGAGCCCGTGCTCGATGTGCAACGGGTCGACGAGATCGTCTGGCACTTGATCGAACGTGCGCTTGAACCTGGAACGCTTGTGACCGGCATCGTCAACGACGTTGTCCGACGCGACCATTCGATTCAACATACGGCCCAGCACGTGTTGACGGCTTTGCTAGAGGATGAGTACGGTATTCAGACGCTCAGTTTCGGGATTGGGCCAGCCGAGTCTTCGCTTGAAATCGATACGGATACATTCGATTGGGATCAAATCGAGTCGCTAGAACGGGACGTGCAACGTATCGTTTTTGAAAATCGCCCCGTCTCCACATATGAACTGTCGTCCGAAGAAGTCGAACAAGACCGTTTACGAAAAGCGACCGACCGCACCGGAACCGTTCGCATCGTCGCCATCGACGGCCTCGATTACAACGCCTGTGGCGGGACCCATGCGGATTCAACGGGTCAACTCGGAATCGTCCATGTGACCTCGATGAAGAAAGTTCGCGGTAATGTCCGTTTGACGTACGTCGCCGGTCTTCGGGCCTTGGCCGAGGTCCATTCGTCCCGGACCGCGCTACGGACGATTCATCAAACGTTGTCGACGACGAACGAGACGGTCGCCGCCCGTGTCATCGAAGAACGGAATCTTCGGCTCGAGCGGGACAAAGAAGTGAAGGCGCTCGAGGCCCGCGTCGCGAAAGCGAAAGTCGCTGCCTTCTTGCAAGAAGACAATTATGTCATCACCCACATCGGCAAAACGGAAGCAGAGACGCTCACGACGACGATCGTCGAACGCATCGCCGCGACCGGACGGATTGCCGTCGGAGCGAACCACTCGGGACAGAAGCTGTGGCTCATGCATGACGGGACACACGACATCGCCATCGGTAAGTTTTTGAAACGGACGCTCGACGATCTCGGCATCGGTCGAGGGGGCGGCAGTCACAAACAAGCGCAAGCCCGCTTCGAGTCTGTCCTCGAGTTAGAACGAGCGACAGCGGAGATTGTGAAGCGGCTACAGGAAGGAATGGTATCATGTTGA
- a CDS encoding aspartate kinase has translation MTTVLKFGGSSVATIEQIQAIAEYLQTRAAAGEKLVVVVSAMGKTTDSLLSLAKQITERPMIRELDRLLAVGEEQTISLLSIALNSRGVAAISLTGQQAGIDTMGIHTKSKIKAIRKEVLEEKLRTYDVVIVAGFQGVNEFGDVTTLGRGGSDTTAVALAAVLSKRCEIYTDVAGVYTADPRIHKTARRLDTVSYDEMMEMSALGSKVMEMRSVELAKKFDVNIFVGKTLASEGGTWIMDMTQAMEQKAVTSVSVVKNVLSVSIKHIPHSVAGVADIFEKLSQRHVNIDMISQTAFDGEVFLSFTCPLDEEAFLEEALAELTETFPQIKIDRHTEHAKISVVGIGMRDATGVASELFATFRESGIPFYQVTTSEISISYTINDQDVETAVAAIAERFHL, from the coding sequence ATGACAACCGTATTGAAATTCGGAGGCAGCTCCGTTGCCACGATTGAACAAATCCAGGCCATTGCTGAATATTTACAGACTCGGGCCGCCGCCGGTGAAAAGCTCGTCGTCGTCGTTTCCGCGATGGGGAAAACGACGGACTCACTCTTGTCACTCGCCAAACAAATCACGGAACGTCCGATGATTCGTGAACTTGACCGCTTGCTCGCGGTCGGTGAGGAGCAGACGATCAGCCTGCTCAGCATCGCTTTGAACTCTCGGGGCGTGGCCGCCATCTCGCTCACCGGACAACAAGCCGGCATCGACACGATGGGCATTCACACGAAAAGTAAAATCAAAGCGATTCGAAAAGAAGTGTTAGAAGAAAAACTTCGGACGTATGACGTCGTCATCGTCGCCGGTTTCCAAGGTGTCAACGAGTTCGGTGATGTGACGACGCTCGGACGGGGTGGGTCGGACACGACGGCCGTCGCCTTGGCTGCCGTGCTCAGCAAACGTTGTGAAATCTATACAGACGTCGCCGGGGTCTACACGGCTGACCCACGTATCCACAAAACGGCACGCCGACTAGACACGGTCTCGTATGACGAGATGATGGAGATGAGCGCGCTCGGGTCGAAAGTGATGGAGATGAGAAGCGTAGAGCTCGCGAAAAAATTTGATGTGAACATTTTTGTAGGGAAGACGCTTGCAAGCGAAGGAGGAACATGGATCATGGATATGACACAGGCGATGGAACAAAAAGCGGTGACGAGCGTGAGCGTCGTGAAAAACGTGCTCAGTGTCTCAATCAAACACATTCCACATTCGGTGGCAGGAGTTGCCGACATTTTCGAGAAGTTGTCACAGCGTCATGTCAATATCGATATGATCAGTCAGACGGCGTTCGATGGAGAAGTGTTCTTATCGTTCACGTGTCCGCTCGATGAAGAGGCGTTCCTCGAAGAAGCGCTCGCGGAATTGACCGAGACGTTCCCGCAAATCAAAATCGACCGTCATACCGAACATGCGAAAATCTCGGTCGTCGGCATCGGGATGCGTGACGCGACCGGAGTCGCGTCCGAATTGTTCGCCACGTTCCGTGAAAGCGGGATCCCATTCTATCAAGTCACGACATCCGAGATCAGCATCTCGTACACGATTAACGATCAAGACGTTGAAACGGCGGTCGCAGCTATCGCCGAACGTTTCCATTTATAA
- a CDS encoding LCP family protein, producing MNSRTQARRRRKGPSAFYKLFSALVLIAVIVGSSMYGTAFYKAHNMLSGTQVILEDDPTLEPTRFDKEDTESFLVLGTDLSPQKKARGEYGRSDVMIVVILNKKNKQTTMLSIPRDSYVNIDYTGFNIPYGKTGLDQDKITHAYYFGSMDESNPNNGMRVATNTIEDLVGIDIDHVVSLNFQGFVDFIDAVGGVEIDVPFSSEQKSYDASREVVQVEEGLQQLSGEEALAYVRNRYDDPRGDIGRGQRQMEVINAVLDQALGTSLINNYDKVLKAVGDNMQTTLGPNDYMRLIEDVGALNNTVQYQLTGEGARGNDGHFYYFLNEPLLEEVRYRVQQADAGNEVEPMTDTELETYMYDPAGITYEAQ from the coding sequence ATGAATTCAAGAACTCAGGCTCGTAGACGGCGCAAAGGCCCGTCTGCGTTTTATAAGCTGTTCAGCGCCCTCGTATTGATCGCCGTCATCGTTGGCTCGAGCATGTATGGGACAGCGTTTTATAAAGCACATAACATGTTGTCCGGTACGCAAGTGATACTTGAGGATGATCCGACCCTCGAACCGACGCGATTCGATAAAGAGGATACCGAGAGCTTCCTCGTACTCGGGACGGACTTGTCCCCGCAAAAGAAAGCACGCGGGGAGTACGGTCGTTCAGACGTCATGATCGTCGTCATTTTGAACAAGAAGAACAAGCAGACGACGATGCTAAGCATCCCGCGTGACTCGTACGTCAATATCGACTACACGGGCTTCAACATCCCGTACGGCAAGACCGGACTCGATCAAGATAAGATCACGCATGCGTACTATTTCGGATCGATGGATGAATCGAACCCGAACAACGGGATGCGAGTAGCGACGAACACGATCGAAGACTTGGTCGGCATCGATATCGATCACGTCGTCTCGCTCAACTTCCAAGGGTTCGTCGACTTCATCGATGCCGTCGGCGGCGTCGAAATCGATGTTCCGTTCTCGTCGGAACAGAAGAGTTATGACGCTTCCCGTGAAGTCGTCCAAGTCGAAGAAGGATTGCAACAGTTGTCAGGTGAAGAGGCACTCGCTTACGTCCGGAACCGCTATGACGACCCACGCGGTGACATCGGGCGCGGACAGCGCCAGATGGAAGTGATTAACGCGGTCCTTGACCAAGCGCTCGGCACATCACTCATCAACAACTATGACAAGGTGTTGAAGGCGGTCGGTGACAACATGCAGACGACGCTCGGTCCAAACGACTATATGCGCCTGATCGAAGACGTCGGTGCCCTCAACAACACGGTCCAGTATCAGTTGACCGGTGAAGGGGCCCGCGGCAACGACGGCCATTTCTATTACTTCTTGAACGAGCCGTTACTCGAAGAAGTCCGCTATCGTGTCCAACAGGCCGATGCGGGCAATGAAGTGGAGCCGATGACCGATACAGAGCTCGAAACGTATATGTATGACCCTGCCGGCATCACGTACGAAGCACAATAA
- a CDS encoding branched-chain amino acid transaminase, with protein MEQYGQWMWQDGAWIEPSDANTSIMTHAIHYGSGFFEGIRAYHTEEGPAIFRLREHLERLVRSCAYYHVDLPYTVDELEQATIELIERNGFEACYIRPFVFLGTPWQALMPTQETKVHVAISCWPLGEYFSKTVGIRAKVASYRRVSSTMMPMQAKAAANYMNSQLLKGEAVRDGYDEAIALDMNGNVSEASVANIFLVKGNKIVTPSLDCSVLDGITRQTVIELAREEGFEVIERHIGRDELYVADEIFLTGTAAEVTSVIEIDNISIGGGVQTVATNMLARYREAVTGQIPTHRDWITFVKAGVKE; from the coding sequence ATGGAACAGTATGGACAATGGATGTGGCAAGACGGGGCTTGGATCGAGCCGAGTGACGCGAACACGAGTATCATGACGCACGCGATTCACTACGGTAGCGGGTTCTTCGAAGGGATTCGGGCATACCATACAGAGGAAGGCCCGGCCATCTTCCGACTCCGTGAACACTTGGAGCGACTCGTTCGTTCGTGTGCATACTATCACGTCGACTTGCCGTACACGGTCGATGAGCTCGAACAAGCGACAATCGAATTGATTGAACGCAACGGCTTCGAGGCTTGTTACATCCGCCCATTCGTTTTCCTCGGCACACCTTGGCAGGCACTCATGCCGACGCAGGAAACGAAAGTACACGTCGCGATCTCGTGCTGGCCGCTCGGCGAATATTTCAGCAAGACGGTCGGGATCCGCGCGAAAGTCGCCTCGTATCGTCGTGTCTCTTCGACGATGATGCCGATGCAAGCGAAAGCGGCGGCGAACTATATGAACTCGCAACTCCTTAAAGGAGAAGCGGTGCGCGATGGATATGATGAAGCGATCGCCCTCGACATGAACGGAAACGTCAGCGAGGCGAGCGTCGCCAACATCTTCCTCGTCAAAGGAAACAAAATCGTCACACCGTCACTTGATTGCTCGGTGCTCGACGGCATCACGCGTCAAACGGTGATCGAACTCGCCCGTGAGGAAGGGTTCGAGGTCATCGAACGCCACATCGGACGTGACGAACTATATGTCGCAGATGAAATCTTCTTAACGGGGACGGCGGCTGAAGTGACGAGCGTCATCGAAATCGACAACATCTCAATCGGCGGCGGCGTCCAGACGGTCGCGACGAATATGCTCGCGCGTTACCGTGAGGCTGTGACGGGTCAAATTCCGACACACCGCGATTGGATCACGTTCGTCAAAGCTGGAGTCAAAGAATAA